A DNA window from Trichomycterus rosablanca isolate fTriRos1 chromosome 11, fTriRos1.hap1, whole genome shotgun sequence contains the following coding sequences:
- the LOC134322940 gene encoding G1/S-specific cyclin-E2-like: protein MRRSKSQKTSGQTSKPAAADQRTGSRKRKAEPCQGKTPAAKKANASDIQNLRYKKKLSERKDQSGSNQFPQNVIPCLSWTNSEDVWNNMLSKEMKYIHDKSFMKQHPRLEPHMRSNVLDYLTKVCEAYELQLETFYLEQDIFDRFIMTQVDIGTDQLQLIATTSLYIAAKVKGSYPPCIYAFACVTDGICTESEIRDCRILKALNWHLLPQTAVSWLKLYTQVDALKDCHDFLVCQFSQEKYIQMAQDCLQQEEQKNQD from the exons ATGCGAAG aTCCAAGTCACAGAAGACTTCAGGACAAACATCTAAACCTGCAGCAGCAGACCAGCGTACTGGTTCAAGGAAGAGAAAAGCAGAG CCATGCCAGGGTAAAACTCCTGCAGCCAAGAAAGCAAATGCATCTGACATTCAG AACCTGCGGTACAAAAAGAAACTGTCAGAGAGAAAGGACCAGTCTGGTTCAAACCAATTTCCACAGAATGTCATACCATGTCTCAG CTGGACCAACTCAGAAGATGTGTGGAACAACATGCTGTCCAAGGAGATGAAGTATATCCATGATAAAAGCTTCATGAAACAACATCCCAGACTGGAACCCCATATGAGAAGCAATGTTCTGGATTACCTTACAAAG GTGTGTGAAGCTTATGAACTTCAGCTAGAGACTTTTTACTTGGAGCAGGACATCTTTGATCGTTTTATAATGACTCAGGTGGACATTGGCACAGACCAGCTACAACTTATTGCTACAACGTCACTATACATAGCAGCTAAAGTGAAG GGCAGCTACCCACcgtgtatttatgcatttgctTGTGTCACCGATGGCATCTGTACCGAGAGTGAGATACGTGACTGCAGAATCCTGAAGGCACTGAACTGGCATCTGCTTCCACAAACGGCGGTCTCCTGGTTAAAGCTGTACACACAAGTCGACGCTCTGAAGGACTGCCATGATTTCCTTGTGTGTCAGTTTTCCCAGGAGAAGTACATACAGATGGCCCAG GATTGTCTTCAGCAGGAAGAGCAGAAGAACCAGGACTAA